The nucleotide sequence ACTGACAACTACTGCTCAAACGAAGTCATCGTTACCGGCCTGACGGTGGCCGAGTTGTGGCCTCTGCTGAATACGCCGCATTTGTGGCCAACCTACTATGCAAACTCGGCCAATAGCCGCTTCTACTACGGCAAAGGGCCTGAATTGGAAAACCAAGTGCGCTTCTATTTCAAGACGTTCGGCTTCCCGGTTGAGGCCGAGGTCGTCGAGCATGTGCCACCCGTTACCGGACAAGCGGCCCGCATGGCTTGGCATGGCTGGGCTGGCACCACTCCGGAAGACCGCCTGGATGTGCACCACGCCTGGCTGATTGAAGAGCTATCAGCCGGACGTGTGCGTATCCTCACCCAGGAAACTCAGGTCGGCAAGCCGGCTCAAGCTCTGGCACTAACCAAGCCGAATCCCATGATTAACGGCCATCAGGACTGGCTGGAAGGCATGGTGGCCGCTGCCCGCCACACAAAATTCTCAAACGAATAATCAGGAGAATTTGCATGTCTAACGTCGCCGTTTTAGGCTTGGGTGCCATGGGTAAGACTGACTGCTTGTGGCCGTGAGCGGGTCACCTTCAATGGCTGAAAACGACCCAAAGCCGCTGTACAACGTCACGGGTCAGGGCAGATACCGTGGGGGTCCGCTCAGGCGGAGCTTGAGGCCTTGGCCCCATATCTCGGCAATGGCTGCGTCTGGCCAATACCTGCAACCTTATTCCCAACCCACAATGCAAAAATGGGTCTGCGCCCCTTCATCCGGGCTACCAATCAGCCCTGTACATAGGTCCTCCTCAGCATCCGGGCGATCCATTCCACGGCTTGCGGCACAACGGCGTTGCCGGCAGCTTGAGCCTCTGCAAAGTTGGTCGCAACCAGTCCGAAGTAAGTGATGTCACCCGGCCTTCAGTTGCCGCTTGTTGGCCTACGGGCATGCTTTGCCTGCTTTCCCCAGCAGGGATGTCACGAAAGCGGTTGCTTTATACCCCACCAACTGTTTTCGTGAGCCTTGCCTTGTTGCCTGCCGCTTTGCCTTTTCTCTTGAGCGAATTGTTTGTGACATGGTGCCACACTATGTCATCGTTATTAAATTTATTGCAAATGGTAATCATTCGCACTAGTATGCACATCTTTCCACTTGGCGGTTGCTTCCAGTCCAAGAAAAAAAATGATGTGGAATGGTTTGCCAGCTTGCTGGCTGCCATCTCCGGCAAGTGGGGAGCACTGCGGTCGTGCTGGCTTGGCCCTTGCTGTTTGGCGCTGAGGGAGGCTGACAGCAGAGGTGCCGGGGCATTTCGCGCCGGTTCTTTGTCCATCGCTCATGGATGGTCGCACCAGCCTGTTCCGTGGTTGGTGTGATTTTTTGCAAGGAGAAGTTATGTCGCTGCGGATGACGCCAATCGCCATTGCATTGGCCGTTGCTACGTTTCCAACTGTTCTGCTGGCAGAAGAAAGCGCGAAGGGGAATGTCGCTGCGGATTCTGCTGAACTTTCTACCGTTGTTGTTACAGCAGAAAAGCCGCCGGTGGCTGCTGCCTATGCGGCAGGGCAGGTGTCAAAAGCTGCTAGTGTGGGGGTGCTGGGCACGCAGGCGGTGCTTGATACGCCGTTCAGCATTACCAGTTACACCGCACAGCTGATTGAGGATCAGCAGGCCAAGACCCTGGCTGACGTGATGCAGAACGATCCATCTGTGCGGTTTACCACCTCCAGCGGCCATGCCTACGAGAACTACCGCATTCGCGGTTTTGATGTCAGCGCCAATGATCTGGCCATCAATGGCAT is from Aquitalea aquatilis and encodes:
- a CDS encoding SRPBCC domain-containing protein — its product is MSDIIWPEGYVPGFTDNYCSNEVIVTGLTVAELWPLLNTPHLWPTYYANSANSRFYYGKGPELENQVRFYFKTFGFPVEAEVVEHVPPVTGQAARMAWHGWAGTTPEDRLDVHHAWLIEELSAGRVRILTQETQVGKPAQALALTKPNPMINGHQDWLEGMVAAARHTKFSNE